One window of the Thermomicrobiales bacterium genome contains the following:
- a CDS encoding membrane protein, whose product MVSNTRASVPARLAMLVCGLFIFAVSMALSLQCNLGANSWTVLHDGIAKQTPLSIGIVTQLVGLVMLIVSWIGGIKPGFGTLANMLLIGSFLDLILWSGVIPKAEGYPARVAMLLAAVVVLGLGSALYIKAGFGAGPRDSFMLVVHRRTGLRLGVARWLIEVSAVVIGILLGGDFGPGTIIFALLVGLSIDWFFNLLGVRIASPARPTTAAPADA is encoded by the coding sequence ATGGTGAGTAACACCCGGGCGTCAGTGCCGGCACGGTTGGCGATGCTGGTGTGTGGGCTCTTTATTTTCGCTGTGTCGATGGCGCTCTCGCTGCAATGCAACCTCGGCGCCAACTCGTGGACCGTGTTGCACGACGGCATCGCAAAGCAGACGCCGCTCTCGATCGGCATCGTGACACAGCTCGTCGGGCTGGTCATGCTGATCGTCTCCTGGATCGGCGGGATCAAGCCCGGATTCGGGACGCTGGCCAACATGCTGCTGATCGGGTCATTCCTCGACCTGATCCTCTGGAGCGGGGTGATCCCGAAAGCAGAGGGTTACCCGGCGCGGGTCGCGATGCTGCTGGCTGCCGTCGTTGTGCTCGGGCTTGGCTCGGCGCTCTATATCAAGGCCGGCTTCGGCGCCGGCCCGCGGGATTCATTCATGCTGGTGGTTCACCGACGAACCGGGCTGCGTCTCGGCGTCGCCCGTTGGCTGATCGAGGTATCCGCCGTCGTCATCGGCATCCTGCTCGGGGGCGACTTCGGCCCCGGCACGATCATCTTTGCGTTGCTGGTCGGGCTCTCGATCGACTGGTTCTTCAACCTCCTGGGTGTGCGGATCGCCAGTCCGGCCCGACCGACTACCGCCGCGCCGGCCGATGCCTGA
- a CDS encoding tetratricopeptide repeat protein, which yields MIDPDLLLPDEVGRARVALAAGDLDRAAAVCAGLLTRFPGYAAAWRLLGDAERGRGDARAAGRAYAAALARDPRLPEAWLGYGLLAEERGRLDDALAYCQVAWEQAPERADLRSALERLAGLRFGIGGALELSRPALAVIHLRAGRRERAASEYTAALTALPDRLDLHLGLAESLWGLGHDDDAEAICVSVLATHPEVALALLILAEIERGRGASVLTDDLRRRLLASDPDGALAGAAVAAHSRVTSS from the coding sequence ATGATTGACCCGGACTTGTTGCTGCCCGACGAGGTGGGACGGGCACGGGTGGCCCTGGCGGCTGGAGATCTCGATCGCGCGGCCGCCGTCTGTGCCGGCCTACTGACGCGGTTCCCCGGGTATGCCGCTGCCTGGCGGCTCCTCGGCGACGCCGAGCGAGGGCGCGGGGATGCCCGCGCCGCCGGCCGCGCCTATGCAGCGGCGCTGGCCCGAGACCCGCGCCTCCCCGAGGCGTGGCTTGGCTACGGGCTGCTGGCTGAGGAGCGCGGCCGGCTCGACGATGCACTCGCCTATTGCCAGGTTGCCTGGGAGCAGGCCCCTGAGCGGGCAGATCTTCGTAGCGCTCTCGAGCGGTTGGCCGGCCTGCGGTTTGGGATTGGCGGCGCGCTGGAGCTGTCTCGCCCGGCGCTGGCCGTGATTCATCTGCGGGCCGGACGGCGCGAACGCGCCGCCAGCGAGTACACCGCGGCGCTGACCGCATTGCCGGATCGGCTCGATCTCCACCTTGGGCTGGCTGAATCTCTCTGGGGATTGGGCCACGACGATGATGCGGAGGCAATCTGCGTGTCTGTCCTGGCGACGCACCCGGAGGTGGCGCTGGCGCTGCTGATCCTCGCCGAGATCGAGCGCGGTCGCGGGGCCAGCGTGCTGACGGACGATCTCAGACGACGGTTGCTTGCGTCCGACCCGGACGGCGCGCTTGCCGGGGCCGCCGTCGCGGCGCACTCGCGCGTTACGTCCAGTTGA
- a CDS encoding ABC transporter ATP-binding protein, whose amino-acid sequence MSTTTAGTPTINASPAAADTPIISASGVVKTYNTGKVTVPALRGVDLTVNRGEMVAIMGPSGCGKTTLLNCLSGLDTIDEGEILIAGKDLAHLPDDARTDFRARNMGFVFQFYNLLPVLSAVENVELPLLVSGVKPKESRERALKILDRVGLRDWASHRPAELSGGQRQRVTVARALVNEPAIVWADEPTGDLDSETADDVMNLMIELNKTQQQTFVIVTHDPRIGDMTQRIIRMSDGRIVNDGLSGDR is encoded by the coding sequence ATGTCGACCACAACCGCTGGCACACCGACCATCAACGCCTCCCCGGCGGCAGCGGATACCCCGATCATCAGCGCGTCTGGCGTTGTCAAAACCTACAACACTGGCAAGGTAACCGTTCCGGCGCTGCGTGGCGTGGATCTGACAGTCAATCGCGGCGAGATGGTCGCGATCATGGGGCCGTCGGGGTGCGGGAAGACGACGTTGCTCAACTGCCTCTCGGGGCTGGATACGATCGACGAGGGCGAGATTCTCATCGCCGGAAAAGACCTGGCGCATCTACCCGACGATGCCCGCACCGACTTCCGGGCGCGCAACATGGGTTTCGTGTTCCAGTTCTACAATCTGCTGCCGGTCCTTTCGGCAGTCGAGAATGTCGAGCTGCCGCTACTGGTATCCGGCGTCAAGCCGAAAGAATCTCGCGAGCGGGCGCTGAAGATCCTGGATCGCGTCGGCCTGCGCGACTGGGCCAGCCATCGGCCGGCCGAACTCTCCGGCGGGCAGCGCCAGCGTGTGACAGTCGCCCGCGCGCTCGTCAACGAGCCGGCCATCGTCTGGGCCGACGAGCCGACCGGTGACCTCGATAGCGAAACCGCGGACGATGTCATGAATCTGATGATCGAGCTGAACAAGACCCAGCAGCAGACGTTCGTGATCGTCACCCACGATCCCCGCATCGGCGACATGACGCAGCGCATCATCCGCATGAGCGATGGACGCATTGTCAACGATGGGTTGTCAGGCGATCGCTAG
- a CDS encoding MATE family efflux transporter, whose amino-acid sequence MIRRSPAAAGAAGGTLPIVELPVDQKQIRRDVLRIAWPAILENLLQSVLGMITILMVSRLGSADVAAVGASQQLQMLFISAFFALSMGTTVIVAHAHGAGEHGRINVAAKQSTTAGLILAVIVAFIVFAFAHPMLAMLGAETNVIEAGARFQRISSAGYVFMALMFILGGALRGVGDTRTPMLVTAGINVINVVVALPLIFGAGPIPGIGLDGAAMAQNISRVIGAAVMAWLLLRGRQGISIAGRDGWVPDVYYLKRLADISLPSMGESLLRSGGQILFIFIVFMLGTAVAASHQIAQNAVFLSMFPGFGFSMAATAMVGQSLGARNPARARAAAMTATRACVVWMSAMGVFFFVFAEPIMRLSATGDERQTIIDAGVSALRVIAFAQPIQAVGFVLAGALRGAGDTRFPMYSTGISMWIFRIPLAYLFAITLGLGLGGVYLAMASDNLILMMMNIWRWRQGRWMTSRFASNDPPKASAPKPGHDLADAAATSRSVEPPAAPKEMSVVDGE is encoded by the coding sequence ATGATCAGGCGCAGTCCAGCGGCGGCCGGCGCGGCCGGCGGCACTCTTCCTATAGTGGAGCTACCGGTCGATCAGAAGCAGATCCGGCGTGACGTCCTGCGCATCGCGTGGCCGGCGATTCTCGAGAATCTGCTTCAGAGCGTCCTGGGCATGATCACCATCCTGATGGTGAGCCGGCTCGGCTCGGCCGACGTCGCCGCCGTCGGCGCATCGCAGCAATTGCAGATGCTGTTCATTTCGGCATTCTTTGCGCTCTCGATGGGCACCACGGTCATCGTCGCCCACGCCCATGGCGCTGGCGAGCATGGTCGGATCAATGTTGCCGCCAAGCAGTCGACGACGGCCGGCCTGATCCTGGCCGTCATCGTTGCCTTTATTGTCTTTGCCTTCGCCCACCCGATGCTGGCAATGCTCGGCGCCGAGACCAACGTCATCGAGGCTGGCGCCCGGTTCCAGCGCATCTCGTCGGCCGGCTACGTATTCATGGCGCTGATGTTCATCCTCGGCGGCGCCTTGCGCGGGGTTGGCGACACGCGGACACCGATGCTGGTGACAGCCGGGATCAACGTCATCAACGTCGTCGTCGCATTGCCGCTCATCTTCGGCGCCGGGCCGATCCCCGGCATCGGGCTGGACGGCGCGGCGATGGCCCAGAACATCTCGCGCGTGATCGGCGCGGCGGTCATGGCCTGGCTGCTCCTGCGCGGGCGACAGGGCATCTCGATCGCCGGGCGCGACGGCTGGGTGCCAGATGTCTACTATCTGAAACGGCTGGCTGACATCAGTCTCCCATCGATGGGGGAATCGCTGCTGCGTTCTGGCGGGCAGATTCTCTTCATCTTCATCGTTTTCATGCTCGGCACGGCGGTCGCCGCCAGTCACCAGATCGCCCAGAACGCCGTCTTCCTGTCGATGTTTCCTGGCTTCGGCTTCTCGATGGCGGCCACGGCGATGGTCGGGCAATCGCTCGGCGCGCGCAATCCAGCCCGCGCGCGGGCTGCGGCAATGACCGCCACCCGCGCCTGCGTCGTCTGGATGTCGGCAATGGGCGTCTTCTTCTTCGTCTTCGCCGAGCCGATCATGAGGCTGTCCGCGACCGGCGACGAGCGCCAGACGATCATCGACGCCGGGGTCTCGGCGCTGCGGGTGATCGCGTTCGCCCAACCGATTCAGGCCGTCGGCTTTGTGCTGGCCGGGGCGCTCCGTGGGGCAGGGGACACTCGATTCCCGATGTATTCCACCGGCATCTCGATGTGGATATTTCGCATCCCACTGGCCTATCTGTTTGCGATCACGCTCGGGTTGGGGCTGGGCGGCGTCTATCTGGCGATGGCGTCCGACAACCTGATCCTGATGATGATGAATATCTGGCGCTGGCGGCAGGGACGCTGGATGACCAGCCGGTTCGCGTCCAACGATCCGCCAAAGGCATCGGCCCCCAAACCGGGACACGATCTGGCCGACGCGGCCGCTACCAGCCGGTCGGTCGAGCCGCCTGCCGCACCGAAGGAAATGTCGGTTGTCGATGGTGAGTAA
- the ndk gene encoding nucleoside-diphosphate kinase — MAVERTLIILKPDAVQRGLIGDLLGRLERRGLKFVALKLMQISPELAEQHYGVHKGKPFYAGLVEYITSGPVVVGVVEGPSAIDAVSNLVGATNPVNAAPGTIRADYAITIGRNLIHRSDGVETAAHEVSLFFTNDEVISWGRDTDRWIVEE, encoded by the coding sequence GTGGCAGTCGAACGGACGTTGATCATTCTCAAGCCAGACGCGGTGCAGCGCGGGCTCATCGGCGATCTGCTGGGTCGATTGGAACGGCGGGGCCTGAAGTTCGTGGCGCTCAAGCTGATGCAGATCTCGCCGGAGCTGGCCGAGCAGCACTACGGCGTCCACAAGGGCAAGCCGTTCTATGCCGGCCTGGTTGAGTACATCACCTCTGGCCCGGTCGTCGTTGGTGTCGTCGAGGGGCCGTCGGCGATTGACGCGGTCAGCAACCTCGTCGGCGCGACCAATCCGGTCAACGCCGCGCCCGGCACAATTCGGGCTGACTACGCGATCACGATCGGTCGCAACCTGATCCATCGCTCGGACGGTGTGGAGACTGCCGCCCACGAGGTTTCTCTGTTCTTCACCAACGATGAAGTCATCTCATGGGGCCGCGACACCGACCGCTGGATCGTCGAAGAGTAG
- a CDS encoding FtsX-like permease family protein yields the protein MDSIFGLSMTTIMLVVVAIMALCLLTTVVIALRNPVIFRMALRNIPRRKAQTILIMVGLMLATLIIAASLTTGDSIDHSITSSAYKGLGEVDITVAYVGGTGGEGTISVNNVPIDASIADQLDAKLKANPDIDGIMPVLTETVPILNVDKRLSQPAVVMTGLDPARVPSFGGMKTTSGKAIDFAAVTAGSEPLPAADVALLQQYASRIPGGLKIDPASLQVFPVVLSNDLAQEINATDGDLLVFFYNNQAQPVRVAAIASGSIMTGFAGGGQQSSGIHGFAMPLAEVQRITNLEGKARYIAISNRGGVEGGIALTDAVVPAVKEALAGIPGGSDLGVNPIKQDAIKGAETFGNVFMSLFIVLGLFSVAAGVLLIFLIFMMLAAERRSEMGMARAVGMKRRHLIQGFIAEGTAYDLGAALLGAAAGVGVAFAIAGIMGRLLGDFISIAPYATWRSLVVAYSLGVSVTFVTILFASVRSSRLNIVAAIRDLPEEAHASRDKRPAWNWWSKLPRVGPSIGISLISILWFPLEVIWNVLLSPVKAAIWLLRMLAVRVGWGPAAAVVGALLMLSGMSAKSIFQFSSGLTFVALGLSLFLSRYLPKRAVYTFFSAAMLIFWLLPQGWSEKILPNLGTGGMEMFFVSGLSMVTFATLIIMWNAEMAVGVVGLFGRVFSRWIPAVKTAIAYPISAKGRTGLTIAMFSMVIFSLVTLTTINANFVQLFSTDKAGAGWDISVTTSPANPIADLKAQLAGSKVNLDDIQAVGRVNGIAYANTEIRNVGTDTWKHWPISGMDDAYMAAADIPLEAWAAGYASDADVWKAIKAGEKVAIIDANALSTQGFGDPEGFHAPDGVKVVDGSFPAFQVEIGSSRSDKTDTWTIIGVIDSKVSMLAGVYTSDQVFSGLFGGFDSSMLFVQLTPAARSQADTIAKEIESTLLTSGVQADAIQKLLEGFVAVQTGIFKLLQGFMGLGLFVGIAALGVISFRSVVERRQQIGMLRAIGYQRNMVAASFLLESLVIAGLGVVSGTVLALILSYNLMHAEDFTSGQSMAGFVVPWGTVIFFVVASLVAATIMTWIPARKAASVPIAEALRYE from the coding sequence GTGGATAGTATCTTCGGTCTGTCGATGACGACAATCATGCTCGTTGTCGTCGCGATCATGGCGCTCTGCCTGCTGACGACAGTCGTCATCGCGCTCAGAAATCCGGTCATCTTTCGCATGGCGCTCCGCAACATCCCACGGCGCAAGGCGCAGACGATCCTGATCATGGTCGGGTTGATGCTGGCGACGTTGATTATTGCTGCGTCGCTGACGACCGGTGACTCGATCGATCATTCGATCACCAGCTCCGCCTACAAGGGGCTCGGCGAGGTCGACATTACCGTCGCCTATGTCGGTGGCACTGGCGGCGAAGGCACGATCTCGGTGAACAATGTGCCGATCGATGCCTCAATCGCCGACCAGCTCGACGCGAAGCTGAAGGCAAACCCTGACATCGACGGCATCATGCCGGTTCTGACCGAAACGGTGCCGATCCTCAATGTCGACAAGCGCCTGTCGCAGCCGGCCGTTGTCATGACCGGGCTCGACCCGGCCAGGGTCCCAAGCTTCGGCGGGATGAAGACGACCTCGGGCAAGGCGATCGACTTTGCCGCCGTGACTGCTGGTTCCGAGCCGCTGCCAGCCGCGGACGTGGCGCTGCTCCAGCAGTACGCCAGCCGGATTCCTGGCGGGCTGAAGATCGACCCGGCCTCGTTGCAGGTATTCCCGGTTGTCCTGTCCAATGACCTGGCGCAGGAGATCAATGCGACCGACGGCGATCTGTTGGTCTTCTTCTATAACAACCAGGCGCAGCCGGTGCGGGTTGCGGCGATCGCCAGCGGCTCGATCATGACCGGTTTCGCTGGCGGCGGCCAGCAGTCGTCCGGCATCCACGGCTTTGCGATGCCGTTGGCAGAAGTGCAACGGATCACGAACCTCGAAGGCAAGGCCCGGTACATCGCGATCTCGAATCGGGGTGGCGTTGAGGGCGGAATCGCGCTGACCGATGCGGTTGTCCCGGCAGTCAAGGAAGCGCTGGCCGGTATCCCGGGCGGCAGCGACCTGGGCGTCAATCCAATCAAGCAGGACGCGATCAAGGGCGCGGAGACGTTCGGCAACGTGTTCATGAGCCTGTTCATTGTTCTCGGCCTGTTCTCAGTTGCGGCGGGCGTGCTGCTGATCTTCCTGATCTTCATGATGCTGGCTGCCGAGCGTCGCTCGGAGATGGGCATGGCCAGGGCGGTCGGGATGAAGCGTCGTCACCTGATTCAGGGGTTCATTGCCGAGGGCACCGCCTACGATCTCGGCGCGGCGCTCCTCGGCGCGGCGGCCGGGGTTGGAGTTGCCTTCGCGATCGCCGGAATCATGGGTCGGCTGCTGGGCGATTTCATCTCGATCGCGCCGTATGCGACATGGCGCTCACTCGTGGTTGCCTATTCGCTCGGCGTGTCGGTGACGTTCGTGACGATCCTCTTTGCCTCGGTGCGTTCCAGCCGCCTCAACATTGTTGCCGCCATTCGTGACCTGCCAGAGGAGGCGCACGCCAGTCGCGACAAGCGGCCGGCCTGGAACTGGTGGTCGAAGCTGCCGCGTGTCGGCCCGTCGATCGGCATCTCTCTGATCAGCATCCTCTGGTTTCCGCTTGAGGTGATCTGGAACGTGCTGCTATCGCCCGTGAAGGCTGCGATCTGGCTGCTGCGGATGCTGGCGGTCCGCGTTGGCTGGGGGCCGGCCGCAGCGGTTGTCGGCGCGCTGCTGATGCTGAGCGGGATGAGCGCGAAGAGTATCTTCCAGTTCTCGAGTGGCCTGACCTTTGTCGCTCTGGGTCTTTCACTGTTCCTGAGCCGCTATCTTCCGAAACGCGCGGTGTACACCTTCTTCTCGGCGGCGATGCTGATCTTCTGGCTGCTGCCGCAGGGCTGGTCGGAGAAGATCCTGCCGAACCTCGGCACTGGCGGCATGGAGATGTTCTTCGTCTCGGGCTTGTCGATGGTCACTTTCGCCACCCTGATCATTATGTGGAATGCCGAGATGGCCGTCGGGGTTGTCGGACTGTTCGGCCGGGTCTTCTCACGATGGATCCCGGCCGTGAAGACTGCGATCGCCTACCCTATTTCGGCGAAGGGGCGAACCGGGCTGACGATCGCGATGTTCTCGATGGTGATCTTCTCCCTGGTGACGCTGACGACGATCAACGCGAACTTCGTCCAGCTATTCTCGACGGACAAGGCGGGCGCGGGCTGGGACATTTCGGTGACGACCAGTCCTGCGAATCCGATCGCAGACCTGAAGGCCCAACTGGCCGGCAGCAAGGTGAACCTCGACGATATCCAGGCTGTTGGCCGGGTCAACGGCATCGCCTACGCGAACACCGAGATCCGTAACGTTGGGACGGACACCTGGAAGCACTGGCCGATCAGTGGCATGGATGACGCATACATGGCCGCGGCCGACATCCCGCTCGAGGCGTGGGCCGCCGGCTATGCCAGCGACGCAGATGTCTGGAAGGCGATCAAGGCCGGCGAGAAGGTTGCAATCATCGACGCGAACGCGCTTTCCACGCAGGGGTTTGGCGACCCGGAGGGGTTCCATGCGCCCGATGGTGTCAAGGTTGTCGACGGCTCGTTCCCGGCGTTCCAGGTCGAAATCGGAAGCAGCCGGAGTGACAAGACCGATACATGGACGATCATCGGGGTGATCGACAGCAAGGTGAGCATGCTGGCGGGCGTCTACACGTCGGATCAGGTGTTCAGCGGCCTGTTCGGCGGGTTCGACAGCTCGATGCTCTTCGTCCAGTTGACGCCAGCGGCGCGATCGCAGGCGGACACGATCGCGAAGGAGATAGAGTCGACGCTGCTGACCAGTGGCGTCCAGGCCGATGCGATTCAGAAGCTGCTGGAGGGCTTTGTCGCCGTCCAGACGGGTATCTTCAAGCTGCTGCAAGGCTTCATGGGACTCGGCCTCTTTGTCGGTATCGCTGCGTTGGGTGTGATCTCGTTCCGCTCGGTGGTCGAACGGCGGCAGCAGATCGGGATGCTGCGGGCGATCGGCTACCAGCGAAACATGGTGGCAGCGTCGTTCTTGCTGGAATCCCTGGTGATCGCGGGGTTAGGCGTGGTCAGCGGCACGGTGCTGGCCCTGATCCTGTCGTACAACCTGATGCATGCCGAGGATTTCACTTCGGGCCAGAGTATGGCCGGGTTCGTCGTTCCGTGGGGCACGGTGATCTTCTTCGTGGTGGCGTCGTTGGTCGCTGCGACGATCATGACCTGGATTCCGGCGCGCAAGGCGGCGTCGGTGCCGATCGCCGAGGCGCTTCGCTACGAGTAG
- a CDS encoding DUF885 family protein yields the protein MTAASPAFDAWLDDFFESYYRHRPVNATFIGIHEYDSRLPDHSDRGRADLRNDLARLRSRLRSLPAEPLDAPQKLDRELAAGFLDIEEWEQRSRHFEAGNPGCAIGESAFGVISLFLRPFAPLEERLDSAATRLEGMPALLGAAEETIRAAPLAWTERAIRECDGTLALLTDGIDRLLHDEGVTGGGERRLRRAVDGGARAVSDYRQYLQADLRRRPTEDYAAGPEALDLLLRRGHFLDDGVEEMERIAAERLDAILAELTAGAAKLGFANWSAALAALADDHPTADRYQSRFGEVWREARALAVTDGLLTWPDYPLRYIPRPNWAQDAAMDLYFLFYRAPAAFDPVAVVDYLIEPLDSAATRQQMETLRRTNESVIALNHVIHHGGIGHHVQNWHAYRAASRIGQVAAVDCAARIAMFSGGTMAEGWACYATDLMGEIGFLTPAQELSLLHGRARMAARALVDLRMHGGRLSIAGAAAFYEATVRMPAAAAWAEAVRNSMFPGTALIYLFGSDQIHALRAEIARLERERFSLRRFHDRFLSFGSVPVALIAETLRREVAGDDDAPPA from the coding sequence GTGACCGCCGCGTCCCCGGCGTTTGACGCCTGGCTGGACGATTTCTTCGAGAGCTACTATCGCCACCGGCCAGTCAATGCGACATTCATCGGCATCCATGAGTACGACAGCCGCCTGCCGGATCATTCCGACCGGGGACGGGCGGATCTGAGGAACGACCTGGCACGCCTTCGCAGCCGGCTGCGCTCACTGCCGGCCGAGCCACTCGACGCGCCGCAGAAGCTGGACCGCGAGCTGGCGGCCGGATTCCTCGACATCGAGGAGTGGGAACAGCGCTCGCGCCACTTCGAAGCCGGCAACCCCGGTTGTGCGATCGGCGAGTCGGCCTTCGGCGTCATCAGCCTGTTCTTGCGCCCGTTTGCGCCGCTGGAGGAGCGCCTGGATTCGGCAGCCACCCGGCTCGAGGGGATGCCGGCCCTGCTTGGCGCTGCCGAGGAGACAATCCGCGCCGCGCCGCTGGCCTGGACGGAACGGGCGATCCGCGAGTGCGACGGCACGCTCGCGCTGCTGACTGATGGAATCGACCGGCTTCTCCACGATGAGGGAGTCACCGGAGGAGGGGAGCGGCGACTCCGCCGGGCCGTCGATGGCGGCGCGCGAGCCGTCTCGGACTACCGCCAGTACCTGCAGGCCGATCTACGCCGCCGGCCAACCGAGGATTATGCCGCCGGGCCAGAGGCGCTGGATCTGCTCCTGCGACGCGGCCACTTCCTCGATGATGGCGTGGAGGAGATGGAACGCATCGCCGCCGAACGGCTCGATGCCATCCTGGCCGAGCTAACGGCCGGCGCAGCGAAGCTGGGCTTCGCCAACTGGAGCGCCGCGCTCGCTGCTCTGGCTGACGACCACCCGACCGCCGATCGCTACCAGTCACGCTTCGGCGAGGTCTGGCGGGAAGCGCGCGCACTGGCTGTGACCGATGGCCTGCTGACCTGGCCAGACTATCCGCTTCGCTATATTCCGCGCCCAAACTGGGCGCAGGACGCGGCGATGGATCTCTACTTCCTCTTCTACCGCGCGCCGGCAGCGTTCGATCCTGTCGCAGTCGTCGACTATCTGATCGAGCCGCTAGACTCCGCAGCGACGCGCCAGCAGATGGAGACTCTTCGAAGAACGAACGAGAGTGTCATCGCGCTGAACCACGTCATCCACCACGGCGGCATCGGCCACCACGTCCAGAACTGGCACGCGTATCGGGCGGCATCGCGAATCGGGCAGGTTGCGGCGGTCGACTGCGCCGCGCGAATCGCGATGTTCAGCGGCGGGACGATGGCCGAAGGATGGGCGTGCTACGCCACCGACCTGATGGGAGAGATCGGGTTCCTCACTCCGGCGCAGGAGCTTTCCCTGCTCCACGGACGAGCGCGGATGGCGGCGCGGGCGCTGGTGGACCTGCGAATGCACGGTGGCCGGCTGTCGATCGCCGGCGCGGCAGCGTTCTACGAAGCAACGGTGCGAATGCCTGCCGCGGCAGCATGGGCCGAGGCAGTCAGGAATAGCATGTTTCCGGGCACGGCCCTGATCTACCTCTTCGGCAGCGATCAGATTCATGCCCTCCGCGCCGAAATCGCCAGATTGGAGCGAGAACGCTTCTCACTCCGCCGCTTCCACGACCGGTTCCTGTCGTTCGGATCCGTTCCGGTCGCGCTGATCGCGGAGACACTGCGGCGGGAAGTCGCCGGAGACGATGATGCCCCGCCGGCCTGA
- a CDS encoding Gfo/Idh/MocA family oxidoreductase has protein sequence MNSSRLRVGILGAGAWARFAHIPGWQRDPRAEVVAIADIDRDTAHDVAREFGIRDVTTDWQALITRDDLDVIDIVTPSHTHFELARAAIEAGHNVLCEKPVAHDDRDTLALAAAARDRGLKTKLGFTFRYSPGVQYARWLIDDGFIGEPFIFNGYEQNSQWLDPQTPLRQELPTADQSALQISSLESYGAPIIDISRWWVGAEYARVVGTMRNFIPERMVRATGQMMRMNIDDGDIFLAEYTNGVLGSIQTSYVTIGNYPGIEARIYGSRGAIICRLVEEFGVAETIRVATPDEVEFRELEIPDRFYPAGGSPNESWRSLFFANLIKDFIDEIIEGGERNQGSFFDGARVQEAINAVALSHHERRWVDLPLAHRQ, from the coding sequence GTGAATAGCAGCAGGCTTCGCGTTGGCATCCTCGGCGCTGGCGCATGGGCGCGCTTCGCCCATATCCCCGGCTGGCAACGCGACCCGCGCGCTGAGGTCGTCGCCATCGCCGACATCGACCGCGACACCGCCCACGACGTCGCGCGGGAGTTCGGCATCCGCGATGTGACGACCGACTGGCAGGCGCTCATCACGCGCGACGACCTGGACGTGATCGACATCGTCACACCATCGCACACGCACTTCGAGCTGGCTCGCGCCGCGATCGAGGCCGGCCATAACGTCCTCTGCGAGAAGCCGGTGGCGCACGACGATCGCGACACGCTCGCCCTCGCCGCGGCAGCCCGCGACCGCGGGCTGAAGACCAAGCTCGGATTCACGTTTCGCTACAGCCCGGGCGTTCAGTACGCGCGGTGGCTGATCGATGACGGCTTCATCGGAGAGCCGTTCATCTTCAACGGGTACGAGCAGAATTCCCAGTGGCTCGACCCGCAAACCCCGCTGCGTCAGGAGCTCCCGACTGCCGACCAGTCTGCGCTGCAGATCTCGTCACTGGAGAGCTACGGCGCGCCGATCATCGACATCTCGCGCTGGTGGGTTGGCGCGGAGTACGCCAGGGTCGTCGGAACAATGCGCAACTTCATCCCCGAGCGGATGGTTCGCGCAACCGGGCAGATGATGCGGATGAACATCGACGACGGTGACATCTTCCTCGCTGAATACACCAATGGCGTGCTTGGCTCGATCCAGACCAGCTATGTCACGATCGGTAACTACCCCGGCATCGAGGCGCGCATCTACGGCAGCCGCGGCGCGATCATCTGCCGGCTGGTCGAAGAATTCGGCGTGGCGGAGACGATCCGTGTCGCAACGCCGGACGAGGTCGAGTTCCGCGAGCTGGAGATCCCCGATCGGTTCTACCCGGCCGGCGGCAGCCCGAACGAATCCTGGCGCTCGCTCTTCTTCGCGAACCTGATCAAGGACTTCATCGACGAGATCATCGAGGGCGGAGAACGCAACCAGGGCAGCTTCTTCGATGGCGCCCGCGTTCAGGAAGCAATCAACGCCGTCGCGCTCTCGCACCACGAGCGCCGCTGGGTCGACCTGCCGTTGGCCCATCGACAGTGA